The Pseudomonadales bacterium genome contains the following window.
ATAGGTAAGAGCGGCCGCCTTGAGAATACGGTTGGCTGAGGCGAGGTCAGCAGCATTCAGATAGCCACCTTCACTTAATATCGGCATCGCTTTGTTGAAACTAGCGTCAAACTCTAATGGTAGTGAGAGGAAACTGACCAGTGTGCCGCTAAATATGCTGAGCAAACCAATGCCTAAGCTTAAAGCACCAACTAATGGAGATTTTGTTAATAAAGTTAATACGGGTGCAAGAGTCAGGGAAATAGGCGCCAAAATTTGGATCATTTGTGTCCAGCGTGCCATTTGACTGCGGTAGTGCATCCAAGGATTGTTTTCGGCATCTTGCACGGCGTGGCCGACCTCGTGGGCTGCAATCACCATAGCGCTTAAAGAGCGCTGGTTAAA
Protein-coding sequences here:
- a CDS encoding zinc metallopeptidase; translated protein: MLIIACIVFLLAIIVVPQWWVKSTIEQHNHTRDDIPGTGGQFAEHLLRQLALDSSVTVEQAASNIGDHYHPEQKAVRLSQTHFNQRSLSAMVIAAHEVGHAVQDAENNPWMHYRSQMARWTQMIQILAPISLTLAPVLTLLTKSPLVGALSLGIGLLSIFSGTLVSFLSLPLEFDASFNKAMPILSEGGYLNAADLASANRILKAAALTYVAASLTNLLNIGYWLTRMRKF